The following proteins come from a genomic window of Gammaproteobacteria bacterium:
- a CDS encoding cytochrome c1, with translation MKLIKRILIPCLLLINLNVIAEEYPIKLEKPVINTHDVKSIQRGAKTFASTCLVCHSMDYLAHDRIAKAAGITPNKMPDKNQKWWFGAAPPDLTLVAKVRGARWLYTYLHVFYKDPKQTTGFNNLLLDNSNMPNPFVGMQGEQQLIAKKTDLFSDASVFTRKLPYYSVLTLSKAGSMPPDEFDAMIKDLVNFLVYASEPKKYTRERLGVWVLLFLGVLFILVYLLKRSYWKQLK, from the coding sequence ATGAAATTAATAAAACGAATATTAATTCCATGTCTGTTATTGATAAATTTGAATGTGATCGCCGAAGAGTATCCGATCAAGCTAGAAAAACCTGTCATTAATACGCATGATGTAAAAAGTATTCAGCGAGGAGCAAAAACATTTGCGTCAACATGCTTAGTCTGCCATTCCATGGATTATTTAGCGCATGATCGTATTGCCAAAGCCGCTGGAATTACACCCAATAAAATGCCTGATAAAAATCAAAAATGGTGGTTTGGTGCAGCTCCTCCTGATTTAACGCTAGTCGCGAAAGTGCGAGGCGCTCGGTGGCTATATACTTATCTACATGTTTTTTATAAAGACCCCAAACAGACTACCGGCTTTAATAATTTGCTATTAGATAATAGTAATATGCCAAATCCATTCGTAGGTATGCAAGGTGAGCAGCAACTCATAGCAAAGAAAACAGATTTATTTTCTGACGCGTCAGTATTCACACGAAAACTTCCTTATTATTCGGTGTTAACGCTCAGCAAAGCAGGCAGCATGCCTCCCGATGAGTTTGACGCAATGATCAAAGATCTGGTTAATTTCTTGGTATATGCCAGCGAACCAAAAAAATATACTCGTGAAAGACTGGGTGTTTGGGTCTTACTCTTTTTAGGCGTTTTATTCATATTAGTATATTTATTAAAACGATCTTACTGGAAGCAACTAAAGTAA
- the petA gene encoding ubiquinol-cytochrome c reductase iron-sulfur subunit, producing MVDEVDEKRRDFLIKATTAMGAVGVLAAAVPFVASMLPSEDVSEAGAPIKVDISKLKPGEQLTVMWRGRPIWIIHRTPEALESLQDDEDLLRDPSSEVEQQPTYARNRFRSIKPEILVLVGICTHLGCIPTYRPDPKSLEPQWPGGFFCSCHGSKFDMAGRVFKGVPAPINLEVPSYSYVDDKTLLVGVDHEKNK from the coding sequence ATGGTTGATGAAGTAGATGAAAAACGCCGTGATTTTTTGATTAAAGCAACCACTGCCATGGGAGCGGTTGGCGTTTTAGCCGCCGCCGTTCCCTTCGTAGCTTCAATGTTACCCAGCGAAGATGTTTCCGAAGCCGGTGCCCCCATCAAAGTGGATATCAGCAAGTTAAAACCGGGTGAGCAACTTACCGTTATGTGGCGCGGACGTCCCATCTGGATTATTCACCGCACGCCAGAAGCTTTAGAAAGTCTGCAAGACGATGAAGATCTTCTAAGAGATCCCTCCTCTGAAGTTGAGCAACAGCCTACTTATGCTCGGAACCGTTTTCGTTCCATTAAACCTGAAATCTTAGTGCTCGTTGGCATTTGCACCCATCTTGGATGTATTCCTACCTATCGCCCCGATCCAAAATCTCTAGAACCGCAATGGCCAGGCGGCTTTTTTTGTAGCTGTCATGGGTCAAAGTTCGATATGGCAGGACGTGTCTTTAAAGGTGTCCCTGCGCCAATTAACCTCGAAGTTCCATCCTACAGCTATGTTGATGACAAGACGTTGTTAGTGGGTGTGGATCATGAAAAAAACAAGTAG
- a CDS encoding cytochrome b N-terminal domain-containing protein, translating to MTKLLKQGFNWIDSRFPLSSFWRKNFAEYYAPKNLNFWYYFGAFSLLVLANQIITGIWMSMFYIPTGNEAFSSVENTMRYVNLGWLIRYMHSTGASAFFVVIYLHIYRCIMYGSYRKPRELLWLIGVVLYILLMAEAYTGYVLPWGQMSFWASRVISAIIMAIPFIGGPLAVWFIGDYSVSSVTLHRFFSYHATGIPLIILLVVLFHLMALRKVGSNNPDGIEIKDKLDASGKPLDGIPFHPYFVVKDLVGIVVFIFICALIIFYFPTFGGLFIEPENYVPSNPLKTPLHIAPAWYLAPFYAILRAIPNKLFGIIALASSIAVLFVLPWLDKSPVKSIRYKGTLSKIALTLFVISFIGLGYFGTQPVDDTGVWISRIFTVIYFLFFLLMPFYTRREKTKLPPERVTQKKLFNWD from the coding sequence ATGACAAAGCTATTAAAACAAGGTTTTAATTGGATTGATTCTAGATTTCCACTCTCCTCATTTTGGAGAAAAAATTTTGCTGAATATTACGCTCCCAAAAATTTGAATTTTTGGTACTACTTCGGAGCGTTTTCCCTCCTGGTGCTCGCCAATCAAATTATCACTGGAATTTGGATGAGCATGTTTTATATCCCTACCGGTAACGAAGCTTTTAGTTCAGTAGAGAATACAATGCGCTATGTTAATCTAGGGTGGTTGATACGCTACATGCATTCCACTGGCGCTTCAGCGTTCTTCGTGGTTATTTATCTGCATATTTATCGTTGTATTATGTATGGCTCTTATCGTAAGCCAAGAGAACTCCTGTGGTTGATTGGAGTCGTTTTATATATCTTATTAATGGCCGAGGCTTATACAGGTTATGTACTTCCTTGGGGGCAAATGTCATTTTGGGCGAGTCGAGTAATCAGTGCAATAATAATGGCCATTCCGTTTATCGGGGGACCATTAGCGGTCTGGTTTATTGGAGACTACTCGGTATCTTCGGTAACCTTGCATCGCTTTTTTTCCTATCATGCAACCGGCATTCCGCTCATTATTTTGTTGGTAGTTTTATTTCATCTAATGGCGCTTAGAAAAGTGGGATCAAATAATCCTGATGGAATAGAGATCAAAGATAAATTAGATGCATCAGGTAAGCCCCTTGATGGTATTCCCTTTCATCCCTACTTTGTTGTAAAAGATTTAGTGGGTATCGTGGTCTTTATTTTTATTTGTGCGCTCATCATTTTTTATTTTCCAACCTTTGGTGGTTTATTTATTGAGCCTGAAAATTATGTCCCTTCAAATCCATTAAAAACACCGCTGCATATTGCTCCAGCGTGGTATCTAGCGCCGTTTTATGCCATTTTACGTGCAATACCTAATAAGCTTTTTGGGATAATCGCATTAGCTTCGTCCATCGCTGTATTATTTGTTTTGCCCTGGTTAGATAAAAGCCCGGTGAAATCAATCCGATATAAGGGGACTTTATCCAAAATTGCATTAACTCTCTTTGTCATCAGCTTTATCGGATTAGGTTATTTTGGTACCCAGCCAGTGGATGATACAGGCGTATGGATAAGTCGCATATTTACCGTAATTTATTTTCTATTTTTCCTTTTAATGCCATTTTACACCCGCAGAGAAAAAACGAAGTTGCCTCCAGAAAGAGTGACGCAGAAAAAATTATTTAATTGGGATTAA